CTTGCATTAACCGCCACATTCTTTTCCGGTGTATTTGAAGCCGCACTTGGCATTTTCAGGTAATTTATTCAGTAATTTTTATACTCAttccatttatttttacttattacaTTTAGATCTGACACACCTCTTAGAAAAACAATGGTTGACATGGTTATTTTACCATTCTAGCTATTtctattaattgatgtttaatattagattttagaaaataattttgaaaataagtaACTAATGTTAAGagtaaaacatgaaaaagtgataagtaaaaataaaaatttatttttgaattaataaacaagtaaaagtgaataggagtattttttgaaagaaaatttatatattaggaAACTACTTCAAAACTATTATAATCcataataattaatttgatatatttaaaaaacattaaaaaaaaatgaaaatatgaaaaaaattatttgattttgaaattcGAATAATACCACGTAAATAGTGACAAAAGAGAGTAATATTCCAGTGACCTTTCTTCCGTTTTACTTGTCCTTTTGTTGTATTCTCCTTTTTACCATCAAAACGTAATAATCAATCATCGAAATTAAGTTACaggtaatgattttttttcaaattatcattaaatttcaacttgtaataacaggttaattatcattttgatgAAATTAATCATTAATGCTTAATTATTAAGGGATTTATCGATAATTACCTAAAAAGtacttgattatatatatatatatatatatatatatatatatatatatatatatatttatttgctgTTAATATACAAAACTTAAACTCTGATTGATGTTTAATTACaactatatttttttctctagaataAGCAATATTGATTAAGGTGACGTAGTTGAGTAATTAAATACAGTCACCCATCTCACTGCTCTCAGACCCGACATGTGATGAATTCCGGAAGAGAGTGAAAACGTAACATCTTTTGCCCTATATTTTGAGATGCTCTTCTCCTATTTTACAGGCTGGGATTCATAGTGGATTTTCTATCTCATGCTACAATAGTGGGATTCATGGGAGGAGCAGCCACAGTTGTGATACTCCAACAGCTGAAGGGAATACTTGGTCTTGACCATTTCACTCAGTCCACTGATATTGTTTCTGTTTTGCGTTCCGTTTTTACCCAAACACATCAGGTATATATTTGATTTAAGTTACAGACAtcgatattatttttttttaaaaatatcattatgaTTTAATTACCTTGTTATATATAATACGTCGGTGTTACCCTTGAATGTCATCAAATTAGGAAGGTGAAAATGTTGTTGTCAAATTAGACACGTCAGAATCACACTTGAAATGTCAAGTGGTAGGTATTTTTGGTTTTTGGTTTGGTGGTTAGTTAGAGTTATTTAAGTATCAGTAATTTATGAATGAATTATGAATGATttagttatttatatattaattattattttttttacatatcatattcaaaataatacataaattaattcataatttatatatattttagttataaaAGACTATAAATTAGTAATCAAACATCGTATTTGATATACTGAATTTTTTTACgtaacaacaaaataattattGCAGTGGCGATGGCAAAGTGCGGTGTTGGGTTTCTGTTTCCTCTTCTACCTGCTTGCGGCTAGATTCTTCGTAAGTTACCGCTAACTTTGACCTTTTATGGCATAAtctgtatatatattaatttgtcctttcgatccaaaataataaatatttcgcttttaaaaatagtttcaaAATAATGGTTGttttacaaaaattaaaaaggtactatttaataattatttttctcaaactTACCCTTGATTCTTTCCTAATTCAATGATGTATACGTCACTTTCAAAGCATTTGAGAAGCACATAattaagggtattttggtcaaaatcTTTCCAAATTATTAGGAGTAGGTGAATTTTATAATCCATATACccaagttttaaaatattttgaatcagATGGCATAGTACCGTAAAGTAATTTACTATATAGAATTGTAATGTGTAAATGCAATACATGCAGAGCCAAAAAAGACCCAAGTTTTTCTGGGTATCAGCAATGGCTCCATTGTTAACCGTCATACTGGGAACTATTCTTGTTTATTTCACCCACGCTGAAAATCACGGCGTTCAAGTGGTAAGTACCTTTAATTTTTTACGTTTTCTTTGGACCTATTTGACcataagaattatttttttaatattttatttaaaaaatagtgtCTGAtcatgcaaattagaatttcaaatatccaaaataccTTATAACCTATTTTTCAATTCATTATATTTAAAAACAAGCATTACcgttattttaaatattttttacaaaaaaatatattgtcaaattcaactccataaatttcaaattaagtGAAAACTATTTAGAAATTAAGTGAAAACTATTTAGAATCCATGCCAAACGCATACTTTAATTTCTAGAAGGGgtataatataaagttagaaAGAAATTTGGCATGATGATGATTAATTTGACTGGTGAACTACTATGATTTAGCTATTATACTATTTTTTGCAACATAATCACTCTCTATGGTTTGGGGGGGTGATGTGATATTATTAGTTCTGGTAGTATTTGGATTATTGAGTTTGGAGTGTTGATGTTGCATTATGACTCTTGTGGTTTTAGTATTACACACGTTGCCTCCAAATAGATAACCTACAAATGCTATGACTTACTCATATTAAATGTTTATTTAAAATGCCACTGGCCCATCATATGTATGAATCATTGCTGCCATTATCTTTATTTTCACATTTTGATGTAGACATTtctaaatgatgtttttttttaattcctaGAAGTTAGTAGATAtaacattcaaaaaaaatataaaaaatcattaTGACAATGAAATTGAGATACAAcgaaatttcaatttttgtaGCCAATGTTTCATATTTGTTGATATATTATCGTAATTAGTCATGTACATCCCTATATTCCAAAGTGACACCTTAGTCAATTCAGGATTTTTAAGTTAGGGATACTCAATTGTTTTTATTAGACAAAAAATGACATGTGATAATTTGAGAATAGTATCGTTTAAAGGACACGTGAATTAAATTGGATATGTTATTGTGTGATTGAACAGATAGGGGAGCTGAAGAAAGGGTTAAATCCATTGTCGATAACGGATTTGTCATTTGGAGCACCTTATCTTTCTACTACTATCAAAACTGGCATAGTCACGGGTGTCATTTCTCTTGCTGTAAGCTTTTTAcacttttatttgtttttgtccTCCTTTCCCCACCTTCTTACTTCCATTATTTGTCTCAAATTTTACTCCTAAAATTTGCTTTACTAGTAGAACACTTTTGCTATTAATAAGTTATTGTTGGGTAAAGTCAATATCCACCTATGAGGAGGTTTGGATGGCTAAGTCGGAGCGAAGCCATGATCGAACATGACACTTACTTGGTGGGCATagttaataaataaagttgcattcatttataattttcaaaaattcgAGCAACATAAACACGGAGGTTCCTGTATTGAACATTGCTCACCCTTATTAGTAAAGGGATGAAAAGatctaaaaaaaattttaaaaggtAGTCAATTCATACTATATGTAGTGTCATGAACTTAAGATTGGATGACTTTTCAACGATAGTTACCAAAAAGATTGTCTACGTACTAGTATACACTTGTTAGTATTAACTATGTTTAAAAAATGAAGATTTTCTTTGACTCATCATGATCtcatgagaaaaataaaataaatatattctaTTTGTTTTAATTCGTTTGTTTtacatttctttttattaacaactttttaattttaatttttcacgtAACATTTTTAACATCATAATATTAATAGATAGATTGATATAttctacatatttttaatataacttgatacattctacatattttaaatttaagatGACAAGATTCAAAAATTCTCTCTTACAGGAAGGAATAGCAGTGGGGAGAAGCTTTGCAATGTACAAGAACTATAATATAGATGGAAACAAAGAGATGATTGCTTTTGGTATGATGAACATAGTTGGCTCTTGCACTTCCTGCTACCTCACTACTGGTAAATTCctaactcttttttttattattgcatGAAAGCTGCTTTTACCCAAAATAATGACAAAACAATATGTGCATGTGATTGTATGgaccatatataattaatgtCCCAAACACATAGTACACACACACATGCACATAAGAGTAGCAAATTAAATAAATGCAGAAAGAGACACacacacataaataaataaaaaaggctTCCATCTTAGTGAACAATTATTGGCGATCGATGATGACAAGAAGCGTGCTTTACAGATTTGAAGATATGTATATTTGATGAAGATGCTAAttagaaaattgaaattatATTGCTACAGGTCCATTTTCGCGATCTGCGGTGAATTTCAACGCAGGATGCAAAACAGCAGTATCAAACATAGTCATGGCAATAGCAGTCATGGTTACACTATTGGTGCTAACGCCATTGTTCCACTACACACCATTAGTGGTGTTGTCATCCATAATTGTTTCAGCCATGCTGGGACTCATCGACTATAATGCTGCAATTCATCTATGGCATGTCGACAAATTTGATTTCTTGGTCTGCATGAGTGCATACTTTGGCGTTGTCTTTGCCAGTGTCGAAATTGGCTTAGTCATTGCTGTACGTATTTCTTGGTCTGCatgattaaatttatttatttatttaaaaaagggTATTTAAGAGTAAAAAGAATTATTacacaattataataaataaaaaagataactATTGTAATAAGAAATGAAATTAGTTACTTGGACAACAAAATAGAGAACACGTTGTTACATTCTACAACAAGTAAAGTATAAATAGAAATTAGAATgtcaatatatatgtgttaaatTTTGTAACTGTCCATCATCAAGGTATAAATTGACTACGTAAAGATTGTTTATATTAGCAGTGTGTGATAACAGATTAATCATCATTTTTTTACCATTTCTAATTAatgattatcatagagattaaCATAAAATTACCTAATAAATAACTTGATTTATTAGGTAAAATTatcttcttatttatgattttttaagcACTGTGCAAAATAAAAAGTGATGAACTATAATTCCAATGCAGGTTGCTTTATCGTTGTTAAGGGTGTTACTATATGTAGCAAGGCCAAGAACACTATTACTTGGTAACATTCCAGATTCTAAGATTTATAGAAATATTGAACAATATCCTAATACAGACACTGTTGAGGGCGTTCTCATACTTGACCTTGGTGCACCCATTTACTTTACCAATGCTAGCTACTTAAGAGAaaggtaattattttaaactctACAATATCTACTATTAAACTACATATCCTCTTCTTTATTCATGTAAACATTAATTGTGAACtctatttccttttcttttttttataggaTCTCAAGGTGGATTGACGATGAGGAAGACAAGTTGAAATCTTCAGGGGAGACATTAAAATATGTTATACTTGATATGGGAGGTAAATTGACCTATTAAGAATAGGTTATACTTGACACGACAGACGATAGTTTGAGACTTGgagaatgaaaaaaattctattaAGAAATGTTTTCCCTAATAATGGGTCTCACATGGCGAGAATTCGGATAAATTAAGCCCCAAAATTGATACCAAGGCAAACatcatatgaaaaaaataattgaagttTGATATTTGTTATCTATAAGTAAAGTAGAAAGGAAACAAGGGCATGTTAAAAGAATCTACGTTATATCTTATAGTATAAAGAATATTTAACTCTCAAGGTAATTTACGGACTATAGTAGATTTTcgatcattttaattttttgagttACCATACAAGAAGATTACCTATTATGTATAGGTTGATTTTAGCTTAAGGGTACATTATACGCTGATACTGTACAAAACTTAAACTCATACTAATATTTGTTATATGATCATGTGCAGCTGTAGGAAACATTGATACTAGCGGAATTAGCATGCTAGAAGAAGTCAAGAAAAATCTTGATAGAAGAGATCTCAAGGTTAGCCTCTTTAATTTGAAAATTCTTTTGCAATTTATGAGTtgctaattataatttatatatatatgaaacaaAAGTATAATTATGTTAGGTGATTTTTTGTTGTATTCTTGCAGCTTGTATTAGCAAATCCAGGTGCAGAGGTAatgaaaaaattgaacaaatcCAAATTCATAGAGACATTAGGACAAGAATGGATATTTCTAACTGTTGGGGAAGCTGTAGAATCATGTAACTACATGCTTCACTCCTGCAAACCAAAATCTGGCACGGATGCTTCATTCAGCAATAATGTTTGAtaactctttaatttcaacatttaaattatttgatttgtatatatacTTGTATGTTGTTAAAGGCGATGCATCGAATTTAAGTATATATAACAAGGCTGTGTAACATATTGGCTTATTAATTTGAGCTTTGAGTTATTGGCCAAATTCTATAAGACATTACCTTCCACATAAAGTGTTTGAAGGGTTTTTTTTTCTCCATCATTTATGTACACGGTATTAAGCCTAATTAAAGAAAGTGTTTTACCTGTACATTTATATATAGCTTCTCAAGATTGCTAGAAATTTTTTACTTACCTACAAGCCCATCTTCTGCTTCTCCATCTATTTGAGACCATTTGTATGATTGTATAATTTGAAGCCTAAGAAATAACTTTTTTGACCTAAGAAATAGCATTTTTTGATAAGTCAGGTTAcctaagaaataataataggcAAAGACTAATAATAATGGAAATAACTAACATGAGATCAGGCATTCACATTTGACTCTACTACTTTCTTCACTCTTGTGTTGCAATCTAAAGTTCTGTTTTCTTTTGAGAGAGATTTTGCTTTCTTCAAAAAATTACACACTAGAAAAATATGCATATGACTAGTCAGGTTtgatccaaatccatgtccaaAAGTAACTGAGGTTGAAGAAATATGTACAGGGACAACCCAATTATTTGAGACAAGCTTAGAGCAAACCAGAAAACGTTCGTAAATAACAAGGCTGCATCTTTCAGCTGAACGCGAATATACAACAAATTCTCTCCAAGAAGCTAAGGTTCTGAATATATTTATACCGAAACTATAAAAGTATTATGGACACAAGTGAAAAATGAACTATAAACTAGTCAACTAACATATGTAAACTGCACGTCAGTTAAAACTTCAATCTCCCTGAGTTGGAGGCTGGATGCATGCACAAAATGGTGCTTTCTTTCGATTGTTGCTTTTCCTAACCCTGCCATAAAGATAATCTTGCAGTAGAACCCTTCTTTTTGTCTCTGCAGCCCTACTATTCCCTGTGCTTTCATCGTTGAGTTTCAGTAAAACAAACTGCAACTTCTGAACTTCTAATTGCAACCGCCCAATTTTCTCGGATATTCTCCGTGCCTGTTCTGAACACCTCCTCCTACTAACATTTCCTATCTCTTCTGACTCCAGTGCAGATTTCATATCAGCAGAACCAAAGCTGTCTTCCATGTTCTTCATCAACTTACCAGTAAGATCAAATAACTTGTGAATAGCAGCCTCAGCTTCATTTAGCTGTCCTTTGAGAGTGTCTGATTCAGCCACAGCTTTACCCCTTTTTCCCTTCTCAGTAATCTCAAGTTCTCTCTTCAAGTCTAGTACTGTGATCTGAAGGTTATTTAATTTCTGCACATCAGAATCAAGCCTCTGTAAGACCTTCCTCTTGTTTCCCTCTTGAATGGACTCTGTTGATCTCTTTGAGATGTTCAGTTTGCCCTCACCCGAATACTTCTCACCTAGCACATCTGAGGTAGGACGTTGACACATTTTCTTCACTGATACAACACGTTTATGGAAATCAATATCATTTTCAGCATTTGGAGTATCATCCAACTTTGCTTTACCAACAGTAAGACTGGCAGTATCCCATAGGTCAAAAACAAGATTATTCGTCTCAGCCTGTTCTCTCCTGCCATTTCTATAGGACGAACACTCAGATACATGGTCAAGCATAATATCCTTGGTCAGAATTCCATTTTCTGCCTCGATTTCAGATTTAGGTGCTGAGTTTCTTCTATGCAGGCTGCTCTCTGACTTTAACTCCTGAATCTGTTGCATTGCAGCCTGTAGTTTGCTATGCGTGTTCACATTTTCCTTCACCACGAGCTGCTCCATTTCAACCAATTCCTTCTCAATAGCTCGAACCCTTATTTCCAATCCATGCAGATCAGAAAATGCATCGGTTGCCACAGCATTTTCATTGTCTTTCAAACGAGTGCTTTCATCTGGATGAGCTACCATAATGTCCTGAAAATTAGCAAAAGATGATAATCTTTAACTCACGTATACAAGGAAAAAGAACCCTTACATATTGATAAGGTCTAAATTCTTCAAAATAACCTTAGAATGCAGTGCTAAGGCTGCATTAATCTAATTTCTCTAAATTTCATATTGCAGGAGCATCATGCAGGGGGGTCCACTATTGTACACAAATGTTTACAATGTGTCTGGTATATTTACCCTACACTACGAGATTCAGAATCACTCGGGGAAATCAAGCTTCTTGTCACTAAATCCTAGGAAAAAAGACCTAATTCTGATCATCATATTGTCTATGCCAAATATCAAGGTCCATCACATGTTAGTTAATGTGTCTATGAAAATCAGAAGGCTCTGAAGATATGTTCACGTCATTGTCAAAAGTACGATGTCTGAAATCAACAAACCTAAGACTGCTCTGACTGAGTTTAAAGAAAGTAATCTAAGGCAACCTAGACAGGATGCAACATGATTTAGGAGGAAAATGCAAGATGGAAAAAAACACCTGGGCCCCTGGTGCCCAGAGTACCTTTGCAACTTACCACGTGGATGGAGAGGATAAAAGATGATACAACAGTTGAAATAAATTCAAGCAATATAATTGAGAATGTATCTTTCTACAATTGAGAAACAACTTGTGGCATATAATATTAACATATATACAGACACACAAATAcattatacatatcatatatcagcAGCCAATTAGCATTTTAACAGACAAGATTAATTCCAGAAGCTTTCTAATATGATATTACTTATTTCAGTGTCCAGATAAAAGAAGCCAAGCAGGGGACATTTGTGTAGAAGCAGTTACCTTTGTGTCCTCATTATCAGGCTTTTTGGGTTTCCCATGCAAATAGGAGTGCTTCTCTAGGGATGATATGCATTGGCTCAAAGAGAAGATTGCAGGTCGATATGCAGCCAGCTGAGTGTGGAGGCCTTCATTTTCAGTACCCAAAGTGCTCACTTTTTCTTTCAGAAGTTTAATGTCCTTATCctttgaagtgatttgaacatCAAAGCTTTGACATGCTTCTGCAAGCTCATGAATCTTCTGCTCGTAAAGGATATGGTAGAACATCGAGACCTGCAACTCGCCTAAAAGCACATCCATCTCGAACTTCCATGTCTTAATCTCATTCAGTTGCTTCTGGAGCTCAGAGTGCAAGGCTTCTTCTTGCATCTTTAGCTTTTCAAGCTCACCACAGGATTGCTGAAGCCCTTCCTGCAATAACTGACTGGCCTCAAAAAGGTGCATGTTTTCTGTGCGCAGTTGGCTACTGTCAGCACACAACTTTAGGATCTTCTTTTCTTGGTCCTCCATAATTATTTTACTCCCAATAAGTTCTCTGCTCAAGTTCTTCAAAATCTGATGCAATACAGCTTTCTCAGTTTCAGTAAGATAAAGCTTTTGTTCCAATCCCTGAAGCTCAGTGTCCTTCTCAGACAACAGATTTTTGCCAGCATTTACTTGAAGATTGAGCTGATCCGTCATAATTTTAACAGTCTTCAACTCACCTTCTGCCAACTGCAATGCTTTTTCCAGGTTACAATTTTCAATTTCTAGCAGTTCCCCTCTGTGATCTTTCTcccttattttcaat
This DNA window, taken from Solanum dulcamara chromosome 3, daSolDulc1.2, whole genome shotgun sequence, encodes the following:
- the LOC129882804 gene encoding sulfate transporter 3.1-like; this translates as MGNADNDEYSSSMKRENRKKHKVEIPPPQPFFKSLNNTVKETLFPDDPLRQFKNQTPLKKLILGVQYFFPIFEWGPRYTLHFFKSDLISGITIASLAIPQGISYAKLANLPPILGLYSSFVPALVYAVMGSSRDLAVGTVAVASLLIGSMLGEEVSPTENPTLYLHLALTATFFSGVFEAALGIFRLGFIVDFLSHATIVGFMGGAATVVILQQLKGILGLDHFTQSTDIVSVLRSVFTQTHQWRWQSAVLGFCFLFYLLAARFFSQKRPKFFWVSAMAPLLTVILGTILVYFTHAENHGVQVIGELKKGLNPLSITDLSFGAPYLSTTIKTGIVTGVISLAEGIAVGRSFAMYKNYNIDGNKEMIAFGMMNIVGSCTSCYLTTGPFSRSAVNFNAGCKTAVSNIVMAIAVMVTLLVLTPLFHYTPLVVLSSIIVSAMLGLIDYNAAIHLWHVDKFDFLVCMSAYFGVVFASVEIGLVIAVALSLLRVLLYVARPRTLLLGNIPDSKIYRNIEQYPNTDTVEGVLILDLGAPIYFTNASYLRERISRWIDDEEDKLKSSGETLKYVILDMGAVGNIDTSGISMLEEVKKNLDRRDLKLVLANPGAEVMKKLNKSKFIETLGQEWIFLTVGEAVESCNYMLHSCKPKSGTDASFSNNV